Proteins encoded within one genomic window of Candidatus Acidiferrales bacterium:
- a CDS encoding metal ABC transporter substrate-binding protein, with product MTRRFEGNRFVALLLILALALAAVGPLQTQAASKLKIVTSTADLAALAAEVGGDRIEAESIARGYQDPHFVEAKPSFLLKLRRADLLILVGLQLEIGWLPPLITQCGNPRIQVGASGYFDASQYAEILEIPTQVVTRAMGDVHPFGNPHYWLDPENGRRVARGLAMKLAEMRPEDAAYFDQRFQAFSQRIADAEKAWDEKMKAYRGIKVVTYHRSWPNLARRFGLNVVGYVEPRAGIPPSPAHLVELIALMKRENVKVILVEPYFDLKTPQSVGQQTGAQVVVLLPSVGGEKEVTDYFKLFDYDVNLLVRAFQAAR from the coding sequence ATGACGCGAAGGTTTGAGGGAAATCGTTTCGTCGCTCTGCTTTTGATTTTGGCGCTGGCCCTGGCGGCAGTGGGTCCCCTTCAGACGCAGGCCGCTTCCAAGCTGAAGATTGTTACCTCCACCGCCGACCTCGCAGCGCTGGCCGCGGAAGTTGGTGGTGACCGCATTGAGGCGGAATCCATCGCCCGCGGCTATCAGGACCCGCACTTCGTGGAAGCCAAGCCCAGCTTCCTGCTCAAGCTGCGCCGGGCCGACCTGCTTATCCTGGTGGGATTGCAACTCGAGATTGGCTGGCTGCCGCCGTTGATCACCCAGTGCGGCAACCCGCGGATTCAGGTCGGGGCTTCCGGCTATTTCGACGCTTCGCAGTACGCTGAGATTCTGGAGATTCCCACTCAGGTGGTCACCCGCGCCATGGGCGACGTCCACCCCTTCGGCAACCCGCACTACTGGCTCGACCCGGAAAACGGCCGGAGAGTCGCCCGCGGCCTCGCGATGAAACTGGCCGAGATGCGCCCCGAGGACGCAGCTTACTTCGACCAGCGCTTCCAGGCGTTCAGCCAGCGAATTGCGGATGCAGAGAAAGCGTGGGATGAGAAGATGAAGGCGTATCGCGGGATCAAGGTGGTCACCTATCACCGTTCGTGGCCGAACCTCGCGAGGCGTTTTGGCCTGAACGTGGTCGGCTACGTCGAACCGCGCGCCGGCATCCCGCCCAGCCCGGCGCACTTGGTCGAGCTGATCGCGTTGATGAAACGCGAAAACGTGAAGGTTATCTTGGTGGAGCCGTACTTCGACCTGAAAACGCCGCAAAGCGTGGGCCAGCAGACCGGTGCCCAGGTGGTGGTCCTGCTGCCTTCTGTGGGCGGAGAAAAAGAAGTGACCGACTATTTCAAACTCTTCGATTACGATGTAAACCTGCTGGTGCGGGCTTTCCAGGCCGCTCGCTAG